One Massilia sp. 9096 genomic window carries:
- the cyoC gene encoding cytochrome o ubiquinol oxidase subunit III, with protein sequence MSEIKATTIPVSAASADISQRYYAVEHHPENGTLLGFWIYLMSDCLIFACLFATYAVLGRNYAGGPSGAEVFELPTVALNTAFLLFSSITYGFAMLAAQKKSVGGTQLWLAVTGIFGLCFLFLELQEFHNLILEGNGPWRSGFLTAFFSLVGTHGLHVTFGIVWLVTLMVQVGKHGVTGANYRRLACLSMFWHFLDVIWIGVFTFVYLMGVLP encoded by the coding sequence ATGTCTGAGATTAAAGCCACCACCATCCCCGTCAGCGCCGCGAGCGCTGACATCAGCCAGCGTTACTACGCGGTTGAACACCACCCGGAAAACGGCACGCTGCTCGGTTTCTGGATCTACCTGATGAGCGACTGCCTCATCTTCGCCTGCCTGTTCGCGACCTATGCCGTCCTGGGCCGCAACTACGCAGGCGGTCCGTCGGGCGCGGAAGTGTTCGAACTGCCGACCGTCGCGCTGAACACCGCGTTCCTGCTGTTTTCGTCGATCACCTACGGCTTCGCGATGCTGGCCGCGCAGAAGAAGAGCGTCGGCGGCACGCAGCTGTGGCTGGCTGTCACCGGCATCTTCGGCCTGTGCTTCCTGTTCCTGGAGCTGCAGGAATTCCACAACCTGATCCTCGAGGGCAACGGTCCGTGGCGTTCGGGCTTCCTGACCGCGTTCTTCTCGCTGGTCGGCACCCACGGCCTGCACGTGACCTTCGGTATCGTGTGGCTGGTCACCCTGATGGTCCAGGTCGGCAAGCACGGCGTCACCGGCGCCAACTACCGCCGCCTGGCCTGCCTGTCGATGTTCTGGCACTTCCTGGACGTGATCTGGATCGGCGTGTTCACCTTTGTCTACCTGATGGGAGTCCTGCCATGA
- the cyoB gene encoding cytochrome o ubiquinol oxidase subunit I, with protein sequence MHDQLDLTKLIFGRLSWEAIPLHEPILLATFAMVAVGGLVVLGLLTKYRLWGYLWKEWFTSIDHKKIGIMYMVLGGIMFLRGFADALMMRTQQAFSFGDSHGFLPPHHYDQVFTAHGVIMIFFVAMPLVTGFMNYVVPLQIGARDVAFPFLNNFSFWMTTFGALLVMASLFVGEFARTGWLAYPPLSGILASPDVGVDYYIWSLQVAGVGTLLSGVNLVVTIIKMRAPGMDLMKMPVFTWTALCTNILIVMAFPILTATLAMLGLDRLFDTHFFTNELGGNSMMYVNLIWIWGHPEVYILILPAFGIYSEVVGVFCSKRLFGYTSMVYATVVIMVLSYLVWLHHFFTMGSGASVNSFFGITTMIISIPTGAKIFNWLFTMYKGRIRYELPMMWTVAFMITFIIGGMTGVMLAVPPADFVLHNSLFLIAHFHNVIIGGVLFGLFAGLNYWWPKMFGFKLDRTWGVRSFWLWAIGFWFAFIPPYILGFMGVTRRMSHFDDPSIHWLFRVSLFGTLMIAAGIACQVIQIGYSIWKRKELADVTGDPWGGRTLEWATSSPPPDYNFAFTPVVHDNDAYADMKKAGYQRPLQGYVPIHMPKNTWAGPVIPAISAIMAFGIIWHMWALVGVSFVAMIAVAIYHTFDYKRDYYIPAEEVARTEEARTRMLEAHV encoded by the coding sequence ATGCACGACCAATTAGACCTGACGAAGTTGATCTTCGGCCGGCTCAGCTGGGAAGCGATTCCCCTCCATGAGCCGATCCTGCTCGCAACCTTTGCGATGGTGGCGGTGGGGGGACTCGTTGTCCTCGGCCTGCTCACCAAATACCGTCTGTGGGGCTATCTCTGGAAAGAGTGGTTCACCAGCATCGACCACAAGAAAATCGGCATCATGTACATGGTGCTGGGCGGTATCATGTTCCTGCGCGGCTTCGCCGACGCGCTCATGATGCGTACGCAGCAAGCGTTCTCGTTCGGCGATTCGCACGGCTTCCTGCCGCCGCACCACTACGACCAGGTCTTCACCGCCCACGGCGTGATCATGATCTTCTTCGTGGCGATGCCGCTGGTGACGGGCTTCATGAACTACGTGGTGCCGCTGCAGATCGGTGCGCGCGACGTCGCGTTCCCGTTCCTGAACAACTTCTCGTTCTGGATGACCACCTTCGGCGCGCTGCTGGTGATGGCGTCGCTGTTCGTCGGTGAATTCGCACGCACCGGCTGGCTGGCGTACCCGCCGCTGTCGGGCATCCTGGCCAGTCCGGACGTCGGCGTCGACTATTACATATGGTCGCTGCAGGTGGCGGGTGTCGGCACCTTGCTGTCGGGCGTGAACCTGGTCGTGACCATCATCAAGATGCGCGCCCCGGGCATGGACCTGATGAAGATGCCGGTGTTCACCTGGACCGCGCTGTGCACCAACATCCTGATCGTGATGGCTTTCCCGATCCTGACCGCCACCCTGGCCATGCTGGGCCTGGACCGTCTGTTCGACACCCACTTCTTCACCAATGAGCTGGGCGGCAACTCGATGATGTACGTCAACCTTATCTGGATCTGGGGCCACCCGGAGGTGTACATCCTGATCCTGCCGGCGTTCGGCATCTACTCGGAAGTCGTCGGCGTGTTTTGCTCGAAGCGCCTGTTCGGCTACACCTCGATGGTCTACGCGACCGTCGTGATCATGGTCCTGTCCTACCTCGTGTGGCTGCACCACTTCTTCACGATGGGTTCGGGCGCGAGCGTGAACTCGTTCTTCGGCATCACCACGATGATCATCTCGATCCCGACCGGCGCCAAGATCTTCAACTGGCTGTTCACGATGTACAAGGGCCGCATCCGCTACGAACTGCCGATGATGTGGACCGTCGCCTTCATGATCACCTTCATCATCGGCGGCATGACCGGCGTGATGCTGGCGGTCCCGCCAGCCGACTTCGTGCTGCACAACTCGCTGTTCCTGATCGCCCACTTCCACAACGTCATCATCGGCGGCGTGCTGTTCGGCCTGTTTGCCGGCCTGAACTACTGGTGGCCGAAGATGTTCGGCTTCAAGCTGGACCGTACCTGGGGCGTGCGCTCGTTCTGGCTGTGGGCGATCGGCTTCTGGTTCGCCTTCATCCCGCCGTATATCCTGGGCTTCATGGGCGTGACCCGCCGCATGAGCCACTTCGACGACCCGTCGATCCACTGGCTGTTCCGCGTCTCGCTGTTCGGCACCCTGATGATCGCCGCCGGTATCGCCTGCCAGGTCATCCAGATCGGCTACTCGATCTGGAAGCGCAAGGAACTGGCCGACGTGACCGGCGACCCGTGGGGCGGCCGTACCCTGGAGTGGGCCACCTCGTCGCCGCCGCCGGACTACAACTTCGCGTTCACCCCGGTCGTGCATGACAACGACGCCTACGCCGACATGAAGAAGGCCGGCTACCAGCGTCCGCTGCAAGGCTACGTGCCGATTCACATGCCGAAGAACACCTGGGCCGGTCCGGTGATCCCTGCGATCTCCGCCATTATGGCGTTCGGCATCATCTGGCACATGTGGGCGCTGGTCGGCGTGTCGTTCGTCGCGATGATCGCCGTCGCCATCTACCACACCTTTGATTACAAACGCGATTACTACATCCCGGCGGAAGAAGTCGCCCGCACGGAAGAAGCTCGCACCCGGATGCTCGAAGCCCATGTCTGA
- a CDS encoding response regulator, with translation MKCALLVDHDPFNRYNTSGLLKTFGYVVAATDNAQTALHTAQTVRVDVVLTDTAFNTHDRRSFIGELGRLAPSAAVVLMTEVRAGIPIYHDGCSAVLTKPVGARALRRVLEFGIDGLGALPAHPVWDHERRRLADRRHRAR, from the coding sequence ATGAAATGCGCACTGCTAGTGGACCATGACCCGTTCAACCGCTACAACACATCCGGATTGCTCAAGACCTTCGGCTATGTCGTTGCGGCCACCGACAATGCCCAGACCGCGCTGCACACTGCGCAGACGGTACGCGTCGACGTCGTCCTGACTGACACCGCCTTCAATACGCACGACCGGCGTTCCTTCATCGGGGAGCTCGGGCGCCTGGCGCCGTCGGCGGCGGTCGTCCTGATGACCGAAGTCAGGGCCGGGATTCCGATCTACCACGACGGCTGCAGCGCGGTGCTGACCAAACCGGTCGGCGCGCGCGCATTGCGGCGCGTGCTTGAATTCGGCATCGACGGACTGGGTGCGCTGCCGGCCCACCCGGTCTGGGACCACGAGCGCCGGCGCCTGGCCGACCGCCGCCACCGTGCGCGCTGA
- a CDS encoding MFS transporter codes for MQSTTTTYGDAGAAPITAPHSGARNINARDGNIAPSEIAVGVVIGRTSEYFDFFVYAIASCVVFPAVFFPFADRLDGTLYSFAIFSLAYISRPIATLVFMAIQRHYSREVKLTIALFLMGASTVAISMLPTYARWGDWAIIALAILRLGQGAALGGSWDGLPSLLALNAPEHKRGWYAMLGQLGAPTGFIIAAGIFYYLLSELSQDDFLVWGWRYPFYVAFAINVVALFARLRLVSTPDYTHLLDEHELEPAPALEVTRNQGVTIVIGALAALASYALFHLVTVFPLSWIQLYDTRSVAGFLGVQMMGAGLAVVGVIASGLIADRFGRRNTLGTVAILIALFAGFIPTLMDGGQAGQNTFILVGFLLLGLSYGQAAGAVTSNFQPMYRYTGAALTSDLAWLVGAAFAPLVALGLAANFGLGYVSLYLLSGALGTLAALSINRALDIRN; via the coding sequence ATGCAGAGCACGACCACGACGTACGGCGACGCAGGCGCCGCTCCCATTACCGCCCCGCACTCCGGGGCGCGCAACATCAACGCCCGCGACGGCAATATCGCCCCCAGCGAAATCGCGGTCGGCGTGGTCATCGGCCGCACCTCCGAGTACTTCGACTTCTTCGTCTACGCCATTGCCTCGTGCGTGGTGTTTCCCGCGGTGTTCTTCCCGTTCGCCGACCGTCTCGACGGCACGCTGTATTCCTTCGCGATCTTTTCCCTCGCCTACATCTCGCGCCCAATCGCCACACTGGTGTTCATGGCGATCCAGCGCCACTACAGCCGCGAAGTCAAGCTGACCATCGCCCTGTTCCTGATGGGCGCATCCACCGTCGCCATCTCGATGCTGCCGACCTATGCGCGCTGGGGCGACTGGGCCATCATCGCGCTGGCCATCCTGCGCCTCGGCCAGGGCGCGGCGCTGGGCGGCTCGTGGGACGGCCTGCCCTCGCTGCTGGCCCTGAACGCACCGGAACACAAGCGCGGCTGGTATGCGATGCTCGGCCAGCTCGGCGCCCCGACCGGCTTCATCATCGCCGCCGGCATCTTCTATTACCTGCTGTCCGAACTGTCGCAGGACGACTTCCTGGTCTGGGGCTGGCGCTATCCGTTCTACGTCGCCTTCGCGATCAACGTGGTGGCGCTGTTCGCGCGCCTGCGCCTGGTGTCGACGCCCGACTACACCCACCTGCTCGACGAGCACGAACTGGAGCCGGCCCCCGCGCTCGAAGTCACGCGCAACCAGGGCGTCACCATCGTCATCGGCGCGCTGGCCGCGCTGGCCAGCTATGCCCTGTTCCACCTGGTGACGGTGTTCCCGCTGTCCTGGATCCAGCTGTACGACACCCGTTCGGTAGCCGGCTTCCTGGGTGTACAGATGATGGGCGCGGGCCTGGCGGTGGTCGGCGTGATCGCGTCCGGCCTCATCGCCGACCGCTTTGGCCGCCGCAACACGCTCGGCACCGTGGCGATCCTGATCGCGCTGTTCGCCGGCTTCATACCGACCCTGATGGACGGCGGCCAGGCCGGCCAGAACACCTTCATCCTGGTCGGCTTCCTGCTGCTCGGCCTGTCGTACGGCCAGGCGGCCGGCGCGGTCACCTCGAACTTCCAGCCGATGTACCGCTACACCGGCGCCGCCCTGACCTCGGACCTGGCCTGGCTGGTCGGCGCCGCGTTCGCGCCGCTGGTCGCGCTCGGCCTGGCCGCCAACTTCGGCCTCGGCTACGTCAGCCTGTACCTGCTCTCCGGCGCGCTGGGCACGCTGGCGGCACTGAGCATCAACCGCGCGCTCGACATACGCAACTGA
- a CDS encoding SURF1 family protein: MAVDDRAAAPDASRRKGVSPFLAALALLLIVLFAGLGTWQVYRLQWKLDLIARVDARLKAAPAAPPAASHWRAITSESDEYRRILLSGVYLYDLTTPVQALTEAGSGYWLLTPMCLLDGNIVLVNRGFIPAELGAPTRYAPMRADADPCARARGQAGASVSGLLRTSEHGPLMRTNVPQENRWYSRDVAAIKAARNIPQAAPFFVDAGAGQNPPGSPDQPQGGLTVVSFHNSHLVYAITWYALALMVAGAFWWIVRGRPGKGNDERYDRTEQ, encoded by the coding sequence ATGGCAGTAGACGATCGAGCGGCAGCGCCGGACGCATCCCGGCGCAAGGGCGTCAGCCCGTTCCTGGCAGCCCTGGCGCTGCTGCTGATCGTGTTGTTCGCGGGTCTGGGGACATGGCAGGTATATCGCCTGCAATGGAAACTGGACCTCATCGCGCGTGTCGACGCGCGACTGAAAGCCGCTCCGGCGGCGCCCCCCGCGGCGTCGCACTGGCGTGCAATCACCTCCGAATCCGACGAATACCGGCGCATCCTGCTGTCCGGCGTCTATCTCTACGATCTCACCACCCCCGTCCAGGCGCTCACCGAAGCCGGCAGCGGCTATTGGCTGCTTACGCCGATGTGTCTGCTCGATGGCAATATCGTCCTCGTCAACCGCGGCTTCATCCCGGCCGAGCTGGGCGCGCCGACGCGTTATGCGCCCATGCGCGCGGACGCGGACCCATGCGCGCGTGCGCGTGGGCAGGCGGGCGCGAGCGTAAGCGGCCTGCTGCGCACCAGCGAGCATGGCCCGCTCATGCGCACCAACGTCCCGCAAGAAAACCGCTGGTACTCGCGCGACGTCGCCGCCATCAAGGCGGCCCGCAACATCCCTCAGGCGGCGCCGTTTTTCGTCGACGCCGGCGCCGGGCAGAACCCACCAGGTTCGCCCGACCAGCCGCAAGGCGGCCTGACCGTCGTTTCCTTCCACAACAGCCACCTCGTGTATGCGATCACTTGGTATGCTCTGGCCTTGATGGTGGCCGGCGCGTTCTGGTGGATCGTGCGTGGCCGCCCGGGCAAGGGAAACGATGAGCGATACGATCGAACTGAACAATAG
- a CDS encoding ATP-binding protein, with product MRIDALFPAGAGAGDTGNGPARACLDIHTENALDELLRLAVQVLAVPRAMVDLGRLGRRWWPAPHGVGDAAAAAVEAQSLDRLLALARTGEGVSEGVVTAQAGEPWCVCAPLAHAGGPVRGVLAVFDDAGEIGVDAPAPARNVDAAWRFALRTLAGQGAARLELLASEREAAALRDALAGAQAQLQERASDLQLQGRRTADVAARDWRRRLEAILEAGDVGTWSWELDSGRVLADDNVARLYGIPEELARAGAPVAAYIDPVHPDDAAHVRASLDATVTRGEALQVVHRVRRPDGSEVTVNVRGRLECGDDGAPVRVSGVVLDVTRQAETERQLRSSESARLQGEQRYRTVLNAVDVGFCVIQMIFDERGEPIDHRILETNPAFAQHTGLHNAAGKRIRELVGEHDIRWSRIYGRVARIGLPVRVVQHSANLGRWLDVYAARIGDPAHFNVAVFLRDVTEERQRSDTLQRLADDLADANRRQSEFLATLAHELRNPLAPVRTGLDLLRIGADKPSVLAKVRPMMERQVSHLVNLVDDLLDLARINSGKVELKKADVVLKDVILRAVEMTLPAIEAKRHDFQLELHDENTHLFADPTRLAQVVGNLLTNAAKYTMEGGRIRLEVRKVADPVRGERVRIGVIDSGIGIPAESLPRIFDMFTQVGRHPEQEAGGLGIGLHLVRQMTERHGGSVSADSAGPGQGSRFVVELPVAAHGRAGEDGAVPGPGGAGARRLRILLADDNQDALELLREVLEMEGHTVQAAVNGLMALEAAAWFAPDIAFLDIGMPGLNGYEVARRLRALPAGREAVLVAVTGWGTDEDRVKSSAAGFDFHLTKPVDLHSLMELIGARARA from the coding sequence ATGCGGATTGACGCGCTATTCCCGGCAGGGGCCGGCGCAGGCGACACCGGCAACGGTCCGGCCCGCGCTTGCCTTGACATTCATACTGAAAACGCCCTGGACGAGCTGCTGCGCCTGGCCGTACAGGTGCTGGCCGTGCCGCGCGCCATGGTCGACCTCGGCCGGCTCGGTCGGCGCTGGTGGCCGGCGCCGCATGGCGTCGGCGATGCAGCGGCAGCCGCCGTCGAAGCTCAGTCGTTGGACCGCCTGCTCGCGCTCGCGCGTACGGGCGAGGGCGTGTCCGAGGGCGTTGTCACGGCCCAAGCCGGCGAACCCTGGTGCGTCTGCGCGCCGCTGGCGCACGCGGGCGGGCCCGTGCGCGGCGTGCTGGCAGTGTTCGATGACGCCGGCGAGATCGGGGTGGACGCCCCGGCGCCGGCCCGGAACGTGGACGCGGCCTGGCGCTTCGCCTTGCGCACATTGGCCGGCCAGGGCGCGGCGCGCCTCGAATTGCTGGCGTCCGAGCGCGAGGCGGCCGCCCTGCGCGACGCACTGGCCGGCGCCCAGGCCCAGCTGCAGGAGCGTGCGTCCGACCTGCAGCTGCAGGGCCGGCGCACGGCCGATGTCGCCGCGCGCGACTGGCGGCGGCGCCTGGAAGCGATCCTCGAGGCCGGCGACGTCGGCACCTGGAGCTGGGAGCTGGACTCGGGCCGCGTGCTGGCCGACGACAACGTCGCGCGCCTGTACGGCATCCCGGAAGAGCTGGCGCGCGCCGGCGCACCGGTCGCGGCCTATATCGATCCGGTGCATCCGGACGATGCGGCGCACGTACGCGCCAGCCTGGATGCGACCGTGACCCGCGGTGAAGCGCTGCAAGTGGTACACCGGGTCCGCCGTCCGGACGGCAGCGAGGTGACCGTGAACGTGCGCGGCCGCCTGGAGTGCGGCGACGACGGCGCGCCGGTGCGCGTCTCCGGCGTGGTGCTCGACGTGACGCGCCAGGCCGAGACCGAGCGCCAGCTGCGCTCGAGCGAATCGGCGCGGCTGCAGGGCGAGCAGCGCTACCGTACCGTGCTGAACGCGGTCGACGTCGGCTTTTGCGTCATCCAGATGATCTTCGACGAGCGCGGCGAACCCATTGACCACCGCATCCTCGAGACCAACCCGGCGTTTGCCCAGCACACCGGCCTGCACAACGCGGCAGGCAAGCGCATCCGCGAACTGGTGGGCGAGCACGACATCCGCTGGTCGCGCATCTATGGCCGCGTCGCGCGCATCGGCCTGCCGGTGCGCGTGGTGCAGCACAGCGCCAACCTGGGTCGCTGGCTGGACGTGTACGCGGCGCGCATCGGCGACCCGGCCCACTTCAACGTCGCCGTGTTCCTGCGCGACGTCACCGAGGAGCGCCAGCGCAGCGACACGCTGCAGCGCCTGGCCGACGACCTGGCCGACGCCAACCGGCGCCAGTCGGAATTCCTGGCGACGCTGGCGCACGAGCTGCGCAACCCCCTGGCGCCGGTGCGCACCGGCCTGGACCTGTTGCGCATCGGCGCCGACAAACCGAGCGTGCTGGCCAAGGTGCGCCCGATGATGGAGCGCCAGGTGAGCCACCTGGTCAACCTGGTCGACGACTTGCTCGACCTGGCGCGCATCAACAGCGGCAAGGTGGAACTGAAAAAAGCCGACGTGGTGCTCAAGGACGTCATCCTGCGCGCGGTCGAGATGACGCTGCCGGCGATCGAAGCCAAGCGCCACGACTTCCAGCTCGAGCTGCACGACGAGAACACCCATCTGTTCGCCGACCCGACCCGGCTGGCCCAGGTGGTCGGCAACCTGCTGACCAACGCCGCCAAGTACACGATGGAGGGCGGCCGCATCCGGCTCGAGGTGCGCAAGGTGGCCGACCCGGTGCGCGGCGAGCGAGTGCGCATCGGCGTGATCGATTCGGGCATCGGGATCCCGGCCGAATCGCTGCCGCGCATCTTCGACATGTTCACCCAGGTCGGGCGCCACCCGGAGCAGGAAGCGGGCGGTCTCGGCATCGGCCTGCACCTGGTGCGCCAGATGACCGAGCGTCACGGCGGCTCGGTCAGCGCCGACAGCGCCGGCCCGGGGCAGGGCAGCCGTTTCGTGGTCGAGCTGCCGGTGGCCGCGCACGGGCGTGCAGGCGAGGACGGCGCCGTGCCCGGGCCGGGCGGCGCGGGCGCGCGCAGACTGCGCATCCTGCTGGCCGACGACAACCAGGACGCGCTCGAGCTGCTGCGCGAGGTGCTGGAGATGGAGGGCCACACGGTGCAAGCGGCCGTCAACGGCCTGATGGCGCTGGAGGCGGCGGCCTGGTTCGCGCCCGACATCGCCTTCCTCGACATCGGCATGCCGGGCCTGAACGGCTACGAGGTGGCGCGCCGCCTGCGCGCGCTGCCGGCCGGGCGCGAGGCGGTGCTGGTGGCCGTCACCGGCTGGGGCACCGACGAAGACCGCGTCAAGTCGAGCGCCGCCGGCTTCGATTTCCATCTCACCAAGCCGGTCGACCTGCACTCGCTGATGGAATTGATCGGGGCCCGCGCACGCGCCTGA
- the cyoD gene encoding cytochrome o ubiquinol oxidase subunit IV — protein sequence MSAQHHAHGHDHGHGHIDHDDHLEAHGSMKDYMIGFVLSVILTAIPFWLVMTHQLAPGTTKFVIIGFAAVQFVVHMIYFLHMNSKSEGGWNMMAMLLTIILLFIVLTGSIWVMYHMNANMMPNMSNDGGSVHGMHDMQ from the coding sequence ATGAGCGCCCAACACCACGCACACGGCCACGATCACGGTCACGGCCACATCGACCACGACGACCACCTGGAAGCCCACGGCAGCATGAAGGATTACATGATCGGCTTCGTGCTGTCGGTGATCCTGACCGCGATCCCGTTCTGGCTGGTGATGACCCACCAGCTCGCGCCGGGCACGACCAAGTTCGTCATCATCGGCTTCGCCGCCGTGCAGTTCGTCGTGCACATGATCTACTTCCTGCACATGAACTCGAAGTCGGAAGGCGGCTGGAACATGATGGCCATGCTGTTGACCATCATCCTGCTGTTCATCGTGCTGACCGGCTCGATCTGGGTCATGTACCACATGAATGCCAACATGATGCCGAACATGAGCAACGATGGCGGGTCCGTGCACGGCATGCACGACATGCAATAA
- a CDS encoding hemerythrin domain-containing protein, which yields MFSLKKLSPSITDMIRFDHSHVMVTFHQYTRDKRPSVKKALAETICDALEIHATLEEEIFYPVMRPKAHDQKVMEKSEPEHDDMRRVISEIRRSDPKSSHYDDLVFELMRDVQHHVADEETVLLPEAEQMLSKDRLSELGAQMTKRRMELITPKAGKLAANHAIGFSGSTAAIVVGVASALFAAKALGSKKTA from the coding sequence ATGTTTTCTCTCAAAAAGCTCAGCCCGTCGATCACCGACATGATCCGCTTCGACCACTCGCACGTCATGGTGACGTTCCACCAGTACACCCGCGACAAGCGCCCGAGCGTCAAGAAAGCCCTGGCCGAGACGATCTGCGACGCGCTGGAAATCCACGCCACGCTGGAAGAAGAGATTTTCTATCCGGTGATGCGCCCGAAAGCGCACGACCAGAAAGTGATGGAAAAGAGCGAGCCAGAGCACGACGACATGCGCCGCGTGATCAGCGAGATCCGCCGCAGCGACCCGAAATCGTCGCACTACGACGACCTGGTGTTCGAGCTGATGCGCGACGTCCAGCACCACGTGGCCGACGAGGAAACCGTGCTGTTGCCGGAAGCCGAGCAGATGCTGAGCAAGGACCGCCTGTCGGAACTGGGCGCGCAGATGACCAAGCGCCGCATGGAACTGATCACGCCGAAGGCCGGCAAGCTGGCCGCCAACCATGCGATCGGTTTCTCGGGCAGCACCGCGGCGATCGTGGTCGGCGTGGCAAGCGCCCTGTTCGCGGCCAAGGCCTTGGGCAGCAAGAAGACTGCTTGA
- a CDS encoding manganese catalase family protein: MFAHNKRLQYTVRVSEPNPGLANLMLEQFGGPQGELAAAMRYFTQAVSEDDPGRKDMLMDIATEELSHLEVIGHIVAMLNKGAKGELSEAVDSEAEMYRKISGAGNDSHVTQVLYGAGSPLVNSAGVPWTAAYIDTIGEPTADLRSNIAAEARAKIVYERLIALTDDPGVKEALGFLMTREVAHQKSFEKALYSISPNFPPGKMPGDPRFSNVYMNMSQGPGEMRGPWNQGEQWEFVSDRDKQMAVDGGSGEAEVALPAKDIDLLKAMAQRTMSDPNSDPTTGAELGMGNQTTDDGATVPPGAIPSPSTIGATKH, encoded by the coding sequence ATGTTTGCACACAACAAGCGTCTGCAATATACGGTGCGCGTCAGCGAGCCGAACCCGGGTCTGGCCAACCTGATGCTGGAACAATTCGGTGGTCCGCAAGGCGAACTCGCTGCCGCCATGCGCTACTTCACCCAGGCCGTGAGCGAAGACGATCCGGGCCGCAAGGACATGCTGATGGACATCGCGACCGAGGAGCTCAGCCACCTCGAAGTGATCGGCCACATCGTCGCCATGCTCAACAAGGGCGCCAAGGGCGAGCTGTCGGAAGCGGTCGACAGCGAAGCCGAGATGTATCGCAAGATCAGCGGCGCGGGCAATGACAGCCACGTGACCCAGGTGCTGTACGGCGCCGGTTCGCCGCTGGTGAACTCGGCCGGCGTGCCCTGGACTGCCGCCTACATCGACACCATCGGCGAGCCGACCGCCGACCTGCGCTCGAACATCGCCGCCGAGGCGCGCGCCAAGATCGTCTACGAGCGCCTGATCGCGCTGACCGACGACCCGGGCGTGAAAGAAGCGCTGGGCTTCCTGATGACGCGCGAAGTGGCGCACCAGAAGTCCTTCGAAAAGGCGCTGTATTCGATTTCGCCGAACTTCCCTCCGGGCAAAATGCCAGGCGACCCGCGTTTCTCGAACGTGTACATGAACATGTCGCAGGGCCCGGGCGAGATGCGCGGTCCGTGGAACCAGGGCGAGCAGTGGGAATTCGTCAGCGACCGCGACAAGCAAATGGCGGTCGATGGCGGCAGCGGTGAAGCCGAAGTCGCCCTGCCGGCCAAGGACATCGACCTGCTCAAGGCCATGGCCCAGCGCACCATGTCCGACCCGAACAGCGACCCGACCACCGGCGCAGAGCTGGGCATGGGCAACCAGACCACCGACGATGGCGCCACCGTGCCACCGGGCGCGATCCCGTCCCCGTCGACGATCGGTGCGACCAAGCACTGA
- the cyoA gene encoding ubiquinol oxidase subunit II: MIPKTLSRGLAFAPLLSLLAGCNTVVFNASGDIARQEAHLVIVSVILMLLIIVPVFLLIVWFAFKYRASNTEAAYEPDWDHSTKLELVIWGAPLLIVIVLGLVTWIYTHKLDPYRPLDRIDENHPIAASTKPLVVQAVAMDWKWLFIYPEQGIATVNELVVPTGVPVRFKISATSVMNAFYVPELAGMVYAMPGMDTTLNAVQNQPVQSVGFSSNYSGAGYSDMRFSYRGVNQGDFDGWVQSIKSAGGNLDRANYLTLEKPSIKEPVHRYAAVDGDLYHRILNRCVADGVVCQDKMMNDDAKRASEMAMMSKPQQAAATRLAQAGGEVCAQPNKPVKK; the protein is encoded by the coding sequence ATGATTCCTAAAACCCTAAGCCGAGGACTCGCTTTTGCCCCGCTGTTGTCGCTGCTTGCCGGCTGCAACACCGTGGTATTCAACGCGTCCGGCGACATCGCTCGACAAGAAGCGCATCTGGTCATCGTCTCGGTGATCCTGATGTTGTTGATCATCGTTCCAGTGTTTCTCCTGATCGTCTGGTTCGCTTTCAAATACCGCGCCAGCAACACCGAGGCTGCGTACGAACCCGACTGGGATCACTCCACCAAGCTCGAACTGGTCATCTGGGGCGCGCCGCTCCTGATCGTGATCGTGCTCGGCCTGGTCACCTGGATCTACACCCACAAGCTCGACCCCTACCGTCCGCTCGACCGCATCGACGAGAACCACCCGATCGCCGCCTCGACCAAGCCGCTGGTGGTGCAGGCCGTGGCGATGGACTGGAAGTGGCTGTTCATCTATCCGGAGCAGGGCATCGCGACCGTGAACGAACTGGTGGTGCCGACCGGCGTCCCGGTGCGCTTCAAGATCAGCGCCACCTCGGTGATGAACGCCTTCTACGTGCCGGAACTGGCGGGCATGGTGTACGCGATGCCGGGCATGGACACGACGCTCAACGCCGTGCAGAACCAGCCGGTGCAGTCGGTCGGTTTCTCGTCGAACTACAGCGGCGCGGGTTATTCGGACATGCGCTTCTCGTACCGCGGCGTGAACCAGGGTGACTTCGACGGCTGGGTCCAGTCGATCAAGTCGGCCGGCGGCAATCTCGACCGCGCCAATTACCTGACCCTCGAGAAGCCGAGCATCAAGGAGCCGGTGCACCGCTATGCGGCCGTCGACGGCGACCTGTATCACCGCATCCTGAACCGCTGCGTCGCGGACGGCGTGGTGTGCCAGGACAAGATGATGAACGACGACGCCAAGCGCGCGAGCGAAATGGCGATGATGTCCAAGCCTCAGCAAGCGGCGGCGACGCGTCTGGCGCAAGCGGGCGGCGAAGTCTGCGCCCAGCCTAACAAACCTGTGAAGAAGTAA